GGCACCGTGTCGAGGTGAGTCACGAGCAGCACGCCGTCCTCGCCCGCCGCGCCCGCGTCGCACAGCACGGCGAAGTGCGTCGCGCCGCCGGCATGCGCGCTCTCGACCTCGCCGTCGAGCCCGAGCTCCGCGAGCAGCTCGCTGGCCGCGTCGGCGATCGCCGCGTTGCCGAGCCGCGACTCGGACGGGGTCGCGATGAACCGCTCCGCCCAAGCGACTAGGTCGGCCATCCCGACCCTGCCATCGACGTGCCTAGGGGCTCGCTTGAGCCGTGCGTGCGCAGCACGGACACAGCGCGCGGAGTGATTCGAACGTGTAGATGCCCGAGTCGTGACCGTCGCTCCAGGCGAAGGCCAGCGCGTAGCGGCCGACCCCCGAAATGCGCAGCGGGCGCACGTCGGCGGGCACCGAGTCGGCGCGCAGCAGCGGCCGGCCGGTGTGCTCGTCGATGCAGTGCGCGCAGCGACACGCGAGGCGCAGGAGGCGCACGGGGTAGAGACTCTCGTGGCCGTCCTTCCACACGATGCGCAGCGTGTCGGGCCCGGCCTGCGAGATCGCGGTGGGGGCGAGGTCCATGCCGGGAAAGCTAACCGACGCGTGAGTTAAGATCCTCGCCCCGACTGGGCACTGGAGGGCGGAATGGCGAAGGAAGGCGTGGCGATCCTGGGCGGCACGGGCGAGCAGGGCCTGGGCCTGGCGTACCGGTTCGCGAAGGCGGGGCGGCCGGTGCGCATCGGCAGCCGCAAGGAGGAGCGGGCGCTCGAGGCGGCCAAGGAGCTCCTCGCCAAGCTGCCCGGCGCCGACGTGTCGGGCCACGAGAACGCAGCCGCGGTGCGCGCGGTCCGGGGCGGGATCGTGATCCTGTCGGTGCCCTTCGAGCACACCGCGGGCACGATCAAGACGGTGAAGGCCGAGCTCGCGCCAGGCACGGTGCTGGTCTCGATGGGCGTGCCGCTCGCCGCCGCGATCGGCGACGTGGCCTCGCGCGTGATCGGCGTGTCGCAGGGCTCGTGCGCCGAGCTGTGCGAGTCACTCGCGCCGGACGGCGTGCCGGTCGTGTCGGCGTTCCAGAACGTGGCGGCGCACCGGCTGCTCGACCTGGATCACTCGGTCGAGTGCGACGTGATCGTCTCGGGCGAGAAGGAGCCGCGCGCGCGCATCATGGCGCTGTGCGACGACATCCCGGGCACGCGCGCGATCGACGGCGGGCCGCTGTACAACGCGCGCTACGTGGAGCAGCTCACCGCGCTCATGATCGGCATCAACATCCGGCTGAAGAAGCCCGAGGGCGTGGGCCTGCGGCTGACCTACGTGTGACTCACATGAGCACGCGCGCCAGGCCCTTCAAAATGTCGACCAGCGGGACCTGGAGCGCGATCAGCGGGATCATCGGCAGCGCGGCCGCCAGGATGATCGGCGCGATGGCTTGCAGGTCGATCGGCACCGGGCGCAGCGCCTTCGCGCGCTCGTAGCCCGTCGTGAGATCGGCGAGCGAGGACGCATCCTCGTTGCCGAGGAGCTCCTCCGCTTCGGCTTTCAGGGTGAGCCACTTGTCGCGGAACGCGGCGTCGTGGCGGCTCGACAGCGCCCCGTACTCGTAGAGCGCCTCGCGCTTCAGCGCGGCCAGCCGCGGGGTGAATGCCAGCAGCGGGCCGAGCGCGAACACCAGCGCCAGCAGCGCGAACGCGCCGATCAGCGGATAGAGTGACTGGAGCGTGGCGCCGCGGTACACCACGTCTTCGGCCAGCACCGAGGCCAGCGACGCCGACCCGACCAGCACCAGGATCGCGAAGCCAGACTGGCCGAGCGCCATGAAGCCGAGCCCGGCCGCGCGGTCCGGGTGGGTCGCGACCAGGCGCAGGTCGAGGCGCGAGATGCGCGCCAGCACCTGCGCCCAGACCAAAAGACGAAAGCCCCAGCGCAGGAAAAGGAACTGGAACAGCGGCACGCTGACCAGCGCGTGCCACCAGCCGGCGACGGTGAGTGACTTCATGCCGTCGACGCCGATCAGCGCCTGCCAGGTGGCGATGCCGCTGCCGAGCTCGCGCCGCGCCGACGACCAGGCCGCGAGTACGGCCAGCGCGAGCACCACGAGCTCCGCGACCGTGGAGTCGACGTGTCTGCGCGCCTTCTGCAGGATCGCCACGAACCCGGGCTCGGTCTCGCGCGGAATCAGCCGCGCCTCCCGGAACTGCAAGAGCACGCGGCGCAGGCGGGCGGGCACCGCGGCGTCGGCCAGCACGAGCAGCACGACCGCGAACAGAAAGCGCGCGTAGGCCGAGAAGTCGCGCAGGAACGGCACGCGCACGGCGTCGCCCATGGCGAGCCCGTCGCGTGCCGAGAGCACGAGCAGCGGCAGCCAGCAGATGCCCGCGAACAACAGCGCCCGCCGCACCAGGAGCTTCGGCTCGGTCGGCGCGAGCCCCGTGCGCAGCCAGATGCGCCAGGCCGGCCCGCCCTGCTCGAGCGCGAGCTGCTCCTCCGCCGGAGTCATCGCCGATAGTCTGGCAGGCCCTCGCGGATCCGGGCGGAAAAGTCGGGCGCAAAGCCGGCCGCCTTCGCCCGCTCGGTCACGTCGCTCTTCGCCTTCAGCTCCTCGAACGGCATGCTCCGGTCGAGCGAGCCGCGCTGGTACATGAGCCCGTCGAGATAGCCGTTCGCGAGCATCTTCCACGAGATCGGCACCTGGCCGCCCGCGTGGATGACCCGATTGCGGATCGTGGTGGTGCAGTTCTGGGTGAGCGCGTTGTACCAGGTCGGGTGCTGGTCGAGCTCGTTCACCTCGGCGAGATAGTCGAGCAGGAGCCGCTTCGCGTTCGGCACCGGCGCGGTCAGCCGGTACAGGTAGGTGTGCTCGCCGCGCACGATGTCGCGCACGCCGATCACGTCGCGCTCGTCGGCCACCACGTAGTAGAGCTCGTACTGGCGGAAGAAGCCGAGCAGGGCCGAGTACGACTCACCTTTCTCCTTGCGCGTCTCGATCGAGATCGCGAGCGGCCGCGAGTCCTCGAACTCCCAGGCCACGATCGTGTGCGCGTACAGCGTCGGGCCCCAGAACGAGATGAACAGGTCGATACCGCGCAGCTTGTCGAGGTCGTAGGTGCGCGTGTCCCAGTGCTCGTCGAAGTCGGTGTCGCTGCGGTAGGTGAAGTCGCGCACGTTCTCGATCGTGACCTTGCTGCCGTCGATGCGCGCGTGCGCGGTCTTGGCGACCTCGGGCAGCCAGTCGCGGTCGTTGCGCGGGGGGATGCGCAGCCACCAGGCCATGACCGCTACACCGATCAGGATCAGCGCGAGCAGCGCGCGGCCGTAGGGCCGCACGAACGCCAGACACGCCAGCGCGGCCACGGCGAAGAACGCGACCAGCGCGCCGGCCACGGAGCGTGCCACCGGCCCGTCGATCCAGAGCGCGGCACCCGCCCAGAGACAGAACAAGAGCACGAAGGGCGTGAGCAGGGCGAGGCCCATTCCACGCGCGAGACTCACTTCGGCAGGCTCGGACCGTTCACGTGCGGCAGCCTATCCTTGGGGGTCGGCGAAGTCGAGCCCGACCGCGCGCATCAGCGCGAGCGCGTTGCCGCGGGCAATCACCCCTTCGCGCAGCCGGTAGTCGAAGTGCAGGACGCCGTTCGCGACCTGATCTTCGAAGTGGGCGTTGCGGGCGCGCGGCGCGAGCTCGTCGGCGATCGCGGTGAGTGCCAGGTCGTGCGTGGTCACGAGGCCGATCGCGCCGCGCCGCAGCAGCTCGCGCAGCAACGCCTCGGCGCCGATGCGCCGGTCGTGTGAGTTGGTGCCGGAGAGGATCTCGTCGAGCAGGAACAAGAGAGGGAATTGGCCCGTGCAGCGATCCACCACGCGGCGCAGCGCCTGGAGCTCGGCCCAGAAGCGAGACGCGCCGTCGCGCAGCGAGTCCACGACCTGCAGCACGGCGCCCAACGCGAGCGGAGACACGCGCAGCCGCGCGGCGCGCACCGGCGCGCCCGCCAGCGCCATGACCAGCGCCGTGCCCACGCTGCGCAGGAAGGTGCTCTTGCCCGACATGTTCGAGCCCGAGACGACGACCAGCGCGTGACTCGCGTCGAGACACAGGTCGTTGCGCACGCAGCGCCCCTCGTCGATCAGCGGGTGACCCAGCTGCTCGGCGTCGAACAGCGGGCCCCCGTCGCAGACCTCGGGAAACGGGTCGTCCGGGTGCTCGAAGGCGTAGCCCGCCAGGTCGGACAGCGCCTCGAGCTCGCCCAGGGTCTCGAGCCAGCGCGCCACTCCGGCGCCGCAGCGCGCGCGCCAGGCTTCGAGCGCGTACGCGCCCTGCGCGCCCCACAGCAGCACCAGCGCGATCGGCGCGAACAGCTGGTTGCGACGCCAGTCGAGCACCGACACGATCCGGTGTAGCTGGGCGATCTGGCGCGATGCCGGCTCGCCGTCGGTGTCGAGCGCGGCGCGCAGCGCGACGAGCCGCGGCGAGGTGAAGCGCTCCCGCTCGACCCGTGCCAGGAGGACCGCGAGCTGCGCGAGGTCGCGCGCGCGCGGCTCGATCGCATGCAGCACGGCCGTCACGCGCCGGCCCAGGACGACCATCACGGCGCCTTCGGCGAGGCCCAGCACCAAGAGCGCAGGGGTCGTCTCCGTCCACACGAAGGCCGCGACGAGCGCGCACGCGGTCGCCAGCCCGAGCGCCGCGAGCGCGACGCGCGACGCGCTGCCCGCGAGCCGGGCCGGCGCCGTGGCCCAGGCCACGAGTGACTCCGGGTGCACGCCCTCGCGCACCTCGGGCCCGGCGCTGAACCAGTCCTCGCGCAGCGCGAGGCGCGGCCGCAGCTCTTCGGCCGCCTGCTGGCGCGCGCGCACCTCGTCCGGCGCCGCGGCCTCGAGCAGCCAGCCGGCCAGACGCGCCTGGCCGCTCGCGGTCTGCGCCTGGGACAAGAGTGCGAACAACGAGCCCGGCCCGAACAGATCGAGCTGCGCGGCGTAGGGGTGAGCGGGGTCCGCGTGACGCTCTCCGGTGTTGCCCCAGGGCGCGTCGAGCAGGCCGAGCCGCGCGAGCCCGCGCTCGTAGAACTCCACGCCGCGCCGCGCGCGGAGCTCGTCGCGCCGCGCCGCCTCGTGCCGCAGCACGAGCGCCACGAAGCCGGCCGCGAGCGGCGCGAGCCACCCGCCACTCACTCGGCCCGCCCAGAACGCGAGCCAGGCCACGCCCAGGCCCGTCGCGAACACGGCCAGGCGCGCGTTCGAGAGCCAGCGCGTGCGCCGCGCGGCGGCGGCGGCGCTGGCGCGGCGCTCCGCGAGCAGCGCGCCGTAGTGCGCGGGAACGTCCGTCATCCGCGCCGAGCATAGGCGCCTGGTACGATGCGCGCATGGCGTTTCTCGAGTTCCCGAAGGGCTTCCAGTGGGGCGCGGCGACGGCTGCGTATCAGATCGAAGGCGCCGCGCGCGAGGACGGCAAGGGTCTCTCGATCTGGGACGTGTTCTGCCAGCAGCCCGGCCGCGTGCAGGAGCGAGACACGGGCGACGTGGCCTGCGACCACTACCACCGCTACCGCGACGACGTGGCGCTGATGAAGCGCCTGGGGCTGCAGACCTACCGCTTCTCGGTCTCGTGGCCGCGCGTGCAGCCGTTCGGCGCAGGCGAAGCGAACGAGCGCGGGCTCGACTTCTACTCGCGCCTGGTCGACGAGTTACTCGCCGCGGGCATCCAGCCCTGCCTCACGCTCTACCACTGGGACCTGCCGCAGGCGCTGCAGGACCTGGGAGGCTGGGCCGAGCGCACCACCGCGCAGCGCTTCGCCGACTATGCGGCGCTGGTGTACCGGCGGCTCGGAGACCGCGTGACTCGCTTCATCACTCACAACGAGCCGATCGTGACCTCGATGATGGGCTACCGCGCGGGCGTGCTCGCGCCCGGCATCCGCGACGTGCGGCTCGCGGGCCGCGCGATCCACCACCTGTTGCTGTCGCACGGCCTGGCCGTGGCCGCGTTCCGCGCCTCGGGCGTGCGCGGCGAGATCGGCATCACCAACGCCAACACCAGCTACGAGCCCGCCGACTCGACCGATGAGTCACGCGCGGCGTGCGAGCTGGCGCGCGACTTCGACACCCGCACCTGGCACGGCCCAGTGTACGGCCGCGGCTACCCGAAGTCGGTGCTCGCCTACTACGAGCGCAACTCCGCCGCGCTGCCGATCGAGGCCGACGACCTGCGCGCGATCGCTGCGCCGACCGACTTCCTGGGCGTGAACCTGTACAGCCGCCGGCAGGTGCTGGCCGACCGCACGCGGGGCGTCGGCTACCGCAACGCGCCGCCGACGCTGCCGCTCCTGCCCATGGGCTACGAGTCGGCGCCCTTCGCGCTGGGTGACTTCCTGCGCTTCGTGTCGGCCGAATACGGCAAGCCGAGGATCTACGTGACCGAGAACGGCGTGTGCGACAACACCGCGCCGGCAGGCGGCGCGGTCGACGACGTGGAGCGCACGGAGCTCCTGCGCGGCTTCATCGCCGGCATGCACGCGGCCATCCGGGACGGCGCCGCCGACGTGCGCGCGTACTACGTCTGGTCGCTGCTCGACAACTTCGAGTGGGCGTTCGGTTACTCGAAGCGCTTCGGCATCGTGTGGACCGACTTCCAGACACAAGCGCGCATTCCCAAGCACAGCGCCGCGTTCTTCAGCGAGCTGATCCGGCGCAACGGGCTGGAGGCGTGATGGACGACGCGCGCAGGCCCTAGGGCGCGACGGGCTCCAGCCGCAGCGCCAGCGTGCTCTTGCGCGAGCCGGGCATGAGCCAGCCCACGAGCACATCTTTGGCGCCGTACTTCGCGCGCACGAGCGCGTCGATCTCGGCAGTGGCTTCCGGCGCGGGCGTGGCGCGGTACGCGCTGGTGCTGCCGTTGCGCTCGATCTCGACCCGCGGATTCGCGCGCACGCGCTCGACCCAGCCCGAGGCGGCGTTCCCGGCGCGCAGCCACGGCTGACCGTCGCGGTCCACGATCCAGAGCGGGGTCTGGTGTTTCGCTCCCGAGGCGTCGGTCGTGGTGACCATCACGACCTCGCCCGCGGCCGGGCTGCCCAGGTAGAACAGCGACCCGAGCCAGGCCACCAGAATCACGACGACCACGAGCAGGATCCGCTTCATCGGGTCACCCCCTCGGCTCGCACACGAAGATCGGGATGTCCCGGCTCGTGCGCGCGCGGTAGTCGGCATACGGCGCGTAGTGACTGTCGCAGATCGGCCAGAGCTTGGGCTTCTCGTCGGCCCGAGCCAGCCTCGCGCGCAGCTCCATGCGCCGGCCGCGGTGAGTGACCGAGAGCTCGGGATGCTTCACGAGGTTCCCGTACCAGACCGGGTTCTTCGGCGCGCCGCCCAGGGACGCGACCAGCAACACGCCTTGGCCATAGGGCACGTACATGAGCGGGATCGTCAACATCCGTCCGCTCTTCGCGCCCTTCATGGTCACGAAG
This window of the Myxococcota bacterium genome carries:
- a CDS encoding nitroreductase/quinone reductase family protein, with the translated sequence MKRILLVVVVILVAWLGSLFYLGSPAAGEVVMVTTTDASGAKHQTPLWIVDRDGQPWLRAGNAASGWVERVRANPRVEIERNGSTSAYRATPAPEATAEIDALVRAKYGAKDVLVGWLMPGSRKSTLALRLEPVAP
- the npdG gene encoding NADPH-dependent F420 reductase; the encoded protein is MAKEGVAILGGTGEQGLGLAYRFAKAGRPVRIGSRKEERALEAAKELLAKLPGADVSGHENAAAVRAVRGGIVILSVPFEHTAGTIKTVKAELAPGTVLVSMGVPLAAAIGDVASRVIGVSQGSCAELCESLAPDGVPVVSAFQNVAAHRLLDLDHSVECDVIVSGEKEPRARIMALCDDIPGTRAIDGGPLYNARYVEQLTALMIGINIRLKKPEGVGLRLTYV
- a CDS encoding DNA mismatch repair protein MutS; this encodes MTDVPAHYGALLAERRASAAAAARRTRWLSNARLAVFATGLGVAWLAFWAGRVSGGWLAPLAAGFVALVLRHEAARRDELRARRGVEFYERGLARLGLLDAPWGNTGERHADPAHPYAAQLDLFGPGSLFALLSQAQTASGQARLAGWLLEAAAPDEVRARQQAAEELRPRLALREDWFSAGPEVREGVHPESLVAWATAPARLAGSASRVALAALGLATACALVAAFVWTETTPALLVLGLAEGAVMVVLGRRVTAVLHAIEPRARDLAQLAVLLARVERERFTSPRLVALRAALDTDGEPASRQIAQLHRIVSVLDWRRNQLFAPIALVLLWGAQGAYALEAWRARCGAGVARWLETLGELEALSDLAGYAFEHPDDPFPEVCDGGPLFDAEQLGHPLIDEGRCVRNDLCLDASHALVVVSGSNMSGKSTFLRSVGTALVMALAGAPVRAARLRVSPLALGAVLQVVDSLRDGASRFWAELQALRRVVDRCTGQFPLLFLLDEILSGTNSHDRRIGAEALLRELLRRGAIGLVTTHDLALTAIADELAPRARNAHFEDQVANGVLHFDYRLREGVIARGNALALMRAVGLDFADPQG
- a CDS encoding DUF4105 domain-containing protein; protein product: MSLARGMGLALLTPFVLLFCLWAGAALWIDGPVARSVAGALVAFFAVAALACLAFVRPYGRALLALILIGVAVMAWWLRIPPRNDRDWLPEVAKTAHARIDGSKVTIENVRDFTYRSDTDFDEHWDTRTYDLDKLRGIDLFISFWGPTLYAHTIVAWEFEDSRPLAISIETRKEKGESYSALLGFFRQYELYYVVADERDVIGVRDIVRGEHTYLYRLTAPVPNAKRLLLDYLAEVNELDQHPTWYNALTQNCTTTIRNRVIHAGGQVPISWKMLANGYLDGLMYQRGSLDRSMPFEELKAKSDVTERAKAAGFAPDFSARIREGLPDYRR
- a CDS encoding GH1 family beta-glucosidase is translated as MAFLEFPKGFQWGAATAAYQIEGAAREDGKGLSIWDVFCQQPGRVQERDTGDVACDHYHRYRDDVALMKRLGLQTYRFSVSWPRVQPFGAGEANERGLDFYSRLVDELLAAGIQPCLTLYHWDLPQALQDLGGWAERTTAQRFADYAALVYRRLGDRVTRFITHNEPIVTSMMGYRAGVLAPGIRDVRLAGRAIHHLLLSHGLAVAAFRASGVRGEIGITNANTSYEPADSTDESRAACELARDFDTRTWHGPVYGRGYPKSVLAYYERNSAALPIEADDLRAIAAPTDFLGVNLYSRRQVLADRTRGVGYRNAPPTLPLLPMGYESAPFALGDFLRFVSAEYGKPRIYVTENGVCDNTAPAGGAVDDVERTELLRGFIAGMHAAIRDGAADVRAYYVWSLLDNFEWAFGYSKRFGIVWTDFQTQARIPKHSAAFFSELIRRNGLEA
- a CDS encoding DUF971 domain-containing protein, which codes for MDLAPTAISQAGPDTLRIVWKDGHESLYPVRLLRLACRCAHCIDEHTGRPLLRADSVPADVRPLRISGVGRYALAFAWSDGHDSGIYTFESLRALCPCCARTAQASP
- a CDS encoding nitroreductase family deazaflavin-dependent oxidoreductase: MTSSSDPKPKAAAAPPKWAVKALTRTHVFLNRLTGGRWFNSLQGDDVCFVTMKGAKSGRMLTIPLMYVPYGQGVLLVASLGGAPKNPVWYGNLVKHPELSVTHRGRRMELRARLARADEKPKLWPICDSHYAPYADYRARTSRDIPIFVCEPRG